AGGTGCTCCTGGGCGCCGTTGTGCGATGACATACCCATGGCCTTGGCCAGTTCAGCACGGGTAGGCGGGTATTCGTTCTGGCGAATGAAGGCCGCGACCGCCTCCAGCACCTGCCGCTGTCGCGGCGTCAGCTCGTCGGCCATGGCGGCCTCCTATTCGGCTTCAATGAACTCACCTTCAGCGTTCAGCGAGTACCAGACGTCAGGCAGGATGCCGTTCTCGCCGACTTTGCTTGCTCTAATGTTGATCAGGGCGCCTTCGTCATCGCGGTAGCAGAGAACAATCGCGCC
The window above is part of the Pseudomonas oryzihabitans genome. Proteins encoded here:
- a CDS encoding LexA family protein gives rise to the protein MADELTPRQRQVLEAVAAFIRQNEYPPTRAELAKAMGMSSHNGAQEHLAALEKKGFLKLLPGISRGIRLVRATP